The genomic region GTGAGCCATGAAAAGAAGTGAAAGACTCGTTGCAATGACCAATTATTTATTAAATCATCCGAGAAGACTTGTGTCATTGCCGTTTTTTTCGGAGCAATATGATGCAGCAAAGTCTTCCATTAGTGAGGATTTGGATATTGTCGATCAAATGTTTCAGGCCCAGGGAATTGGTAAACTTGAAACGGTTGCCGGTGCTGCCGGGGGAGTAAAATATATTCCTTTATATTCAACTGAAAATAGTGGACAGTTTATCAATGAACTGTGTAATCGTCTGGAGGACCCGGCCCGTATTCTTCCAGGTGGTTATTTATTTATGAGTGATTTGCTTGGGGATCCTGAACTGATGCGCAACCTGGGGAAGATATTTGCCACTGCCTTTGCAGATAAAGACATCGATTATATTGTCACTGTTGCAACAAAAGGGATTCCGTTAGCCTATGCAACAGCCAATGTCCTGAATGTGCCGGTTATTATTGTCAGACGGGATCCTAAAGTGACGGAGGGATCTACGGTAAGTATCAATTACGTTTCCGGATCATCAAGAAAAATACAAACGATGGTGTTATCCAAGCGGAGCCTGCCGGAAGGATCAAATGTGTGTATTATTGATGATTTTATGAAGGCTGGAGGCACCATTACGGGTATGCAAAGTCTTTTGAGGGAATTTAATGCACATGTACAGGGGATAGGTGTTTTGGCCGAAGCAGAGGATGAGGAAGAAGAACGGGTCGTAAATGACTATATCTCTTTAATAAAAATTCAGGATGTGGACATAAAGGGTAATAAAATTGAGGCCGTTAAAGGAAATTACTTTGACCTTTAAAGAGGAACACAGTTTCATATATGGAGCTGTGTTTTTTTAGATATGCAAAATTTATAAAAAAATTTTAAAAATTGGAAGGAATTTTTGTCCATTTGTGGAATATTGCATATAAGTTCTAAGGGAAAAGGTGGTGAGACATAATGGAAGTAACTGACGTAAGATTACGCCGCGTCAACACAGATGGAAGAATGCGGGCGATTGCATCAATTACCTTGGATCAAGAGTTCGTTGTGCACGATATTCGTGTCATTGACGGGAATAATGGCTTGTTTGTAGCGATGCCAAGTAAGCGTACTCCTGATGGTGAATTTCGGGACATAGCACATCCTATTAATTCTAATACTCGTGGCAAAATTCAGGACGCTGTTTTGGCAGAATATGATCGAGCAGGAGAAGAAGTTGAATATGAAGAAGCTGGTGCCTCGTAAATGAAGCGAAGCGAAGTCTAATCTCAAGGGATTAGGCTTCTTTTTTTGTTGTTATTTATCACGTACTAACTGGCTGTAATAC from Virgibacillus sp. MSP4-1 harbors:
- the purR gene encoding pur operon repressor, with the translated sequence MKRSERLVAMTNYLLNHPRRLVSLPFFSEQYDAAKSSISEDLDIVDQMFQAQGIGKLETVAGAAGGVKYIPLYSTENSGQFINELCNRLEDPARILPGGYLFMSDLLGDPELMRNLGKIFATAFADKDIDYIVTVATKGIPLAYATANVLNVPVIIVRRDPKVTEGSTVSINYVSGSSRKIQTMVLSKRSLPEGSNVCIIDDFMKAGGTITGMQSLLREFNAHVQGIGVLAEAEDEEEERVVNDYISLIKIQDVDIKGNKIEAVKGNYFDL
- the spoVG gene encoding septation regulator SpoVG, encoding MEVTDVRLRRVNTDGRMRAIASITLDQEFVVHDIRVIDGNNGLFVAMPSKRTPDGEFRDIAHPINSNTRGKIQDAVLAEYDRAGEEVEYEEAGAS